Within the Cotesia glomerata isolate CgM1 linkage group LG6, MPM_Cglom_v2.3, whole genome shotgun sequence genome, the region CTTAACGACAATAATGTTCGGGGCTGGGATTTTAGGACGCCCAGTGAAGAAGCTTGGACAATTTTAAACGCTCATTCACAAATAGTTAGgttggtaattttatttttatttttataaatagaaattttgtattttatatttttgataataaaaaaaaattttttagagacTTGGACTTCAATGTGAACAAACAGTACATCTTGTCGACTTGCGGAGACGATGGATACATGAAATTCTGGGATATAAGAAGCACTAACGAACCGATTATTGCTAGAATGGAACACTCGCACTGGGTTTGGAATATTAGGATCAATAAATTTCATGATCAGCTGGTGTTGACCTCCAGCAGTGATTCCAGGGTTATTTTGTCAAGCATTCCTTCGGTTTCCTCGGAACCTTTTGGTCCGGTTCATGATGAAGATTCTATTGATGAATCAGTTAATAGAAATAAGTATGTTTatctatttattgttttattaaataattaaatttaattaattgatttattaattttttagtaaaagataatttttattaaaaagttaaacttaatgaattttcttaaTCAAGAAATGATATTGTATTTTGTGTactaattacatttttaaagatataagctcatcccgatgttatactcatcaagacctttcatttgagtacccacatcaatttttcatatattttatatatttatatatattatattatattatattatatatatcatatatatcatatatatgtatatatgaaaaatatatcaaaaatgcatgtgggtacttaaatgaaaggccttgatgagtgtaacatcaaaatgagtttatatcttaaaaaatgtcatgattaagaaatgatattgtatcttgtgaaatattgacatttctaaaggtataagctcatcccgatgttacactcatcgagacctttcatttgagtacctacatcaatttttcatatattttatatatttatatatttcacaaataccatatatataaaatatataaaaaaatgtcatgtgggtactcaaataaaagctctcgagtagtgtaacatcgggatgaacttatatctttaaaaaacacaatattaaaaaaagtacagtgcaatttaacaatatatgagatacataatttagaaataaccttttatctcgtgaactattgacatatttaaagatataagttcatcccgatgtcacactcatcaatacctttcatctgagtacccacatcaatttttcatatattttatatatttatatatattatatatatgtatatatcaaaaatgcatgtaggtactcaaatgaaagctcttgatgagcgtaatatcaggatgagcttatatcttaaaaaacatcaatatttaagaaagtacagtgcaatttaaaaaaattcattatttaataaagcaaaactagtagttaataaaaaattaaattattgtaaaaaattaaattatttttcttaatgaaCTTTAGTTTAGttaacaaaacaaatttttctattaaaaaattcaatttattagattttacattaaaaaaattcacaactctaattaataattaaaaaaactaaattattttcagaGTTGACGACGGTGTAATAGGAAAATTTGAAGAGCACGAAGACAGCGTCTACGCAGTAGAATGGTCTTCAGCAGATCCCTGGACATTTGCTTCCCTAAGCTACGACGGGCGACTTGTAATTAACAAAGTCccaagaaaatataaatataaaatattgttataggtattgatcaaaataaattttttatcttctataaattactccaaaaaaaaaaaagcaatattaaatataataaatatttattaaatcaaaaacgTTCGGAAATTCTAGAGGAAACATTCCTCAACTGCCCGTAAACTTTAGAAGGCGGTGAGCCAAGGATCAAATTACAGATCGCGCGTCGCGCGATCTGAATATTTTGATAAGATCCTAGAATGTGAACTTTGCAATCCGCAAGGACGATTCGCGTGCGAGTGACGTTTTCGATAGTGAACTTGGTACGGCCACCCTTGCCAGCCAAGCGTCCGATCGCTCGGGACAGATGGTCGCCTTTCAGAGGCTTGACGTCCTGGACCTCGAAGGTCTCGACGAAGAGGTCGTCGAGCCTCAGCAGCGCTAGCGCGTCCTCGACTTCGAATCCCAGGACGAAGGCTTTGATAAAATCTGCTCCTTTTTGCAGATTCGATATGTCTGGAGTCTCTGGGCTTGTTCTAAGCTCGACGTTTCgcgattttaaattaaatcggATTTGTAATTGCAGGTGCTCTACTACTGGAGTGAAGATCTTTTCCCAGTTTTCTTTTAATGGTGTGTAACGGTGGGCTGGTACCGGAAcctgtaagttttttttttataaataatttattataagtattaagACTGCATTAGAaaatatctctagatacataaataagaaatgaccttgtatctcgtaaaatattgacatttttaaaaatataagctcatcctgttgttacactcatcgagacctttcatttgagtacccacatcagttttttatatattttatatatttatatatttcataaatatcatacatataaaatatatgaaaaatgtcatgtgggtacttaaatgaaaggtctggatgagtgtaacatcgaaataagtttataccttaaaaaatgtcaataattaaggagtgacattgtattttgtgaactattgacatttttaaagttataagctcattccgatgttacactcattgagacctttcatttgagtacccacatcaatttttaatatattttatatatttatatatttcataagtatcatatatataaaatatatgaaaaatgtcatgtgggtacttaaatgaaaggtctcgatgagagtaacatcaaaatgagtttatatcttaaaaaatgtcaataattaagaaatgacactgtatcttgtgaactattgacatttttaaagatataagctcatcccgatgttacactcatcgagacctttcatttgagtacccatcaatttttcatatattttatatatttatatatattatatatatgtatatatgaaaaatatatcaaaaatgcatgtgggtactcaaatgaaagctcttgatgagtataacatgtaaatgagcttatatcttaaaaaatgtcaataatcaagaaatgaccttgtattttgtgaactattcatatttttaaaaatataaactcacctTGACattgcactcatcgagacttttcatttgagtacccacatcaattttttatatatttcatatatatatatatatatatatatatatatatatatatatatatattacatatatgtatatatgaaaaatatataaaaatacatgttggtactcaaatgaaagctcttgatgagtgtaacatcgggatgagcttatatctttaaaaacgtcaatatttaagaaagtacagcgcaatttaacaaaagtcattatttaataaaccaaaatttcatttatttgtaGTTCACAactcacggcagtcacatagtgactgcaaggttgctagttgttttaattttaagacttaataaattaaaaatttaagttttttatttaaaaaagtaaaaattttaatttcataaaacaattatttaagcataatattttagaataattgTAGTAATtacttcgaaaaaaaatttttctaaatattgataaaaaaaaaagatacatACCTTACGTTGTTCATTTCCAGCAACATTTTTAGTCCGTTTTGtagaacttttatttttagcttTGCCTTCAATACCATTGACAGTCTCTACCTAATtacacattaaaaataataaataaataaaattattcatataaataaaatataaaattaaaaatgttaaccTTACCTCCATTACACTTTCACTATCATGTCGACGTTTTGATGATTTAGAATCAGTGTTTTTACTTCCTGAAGCTTTatccatttttatttattattatttaattatttctatagatataaacactttttatttatttattctaatgaTAAATAACTAAACACGTGCTGGAGGTGACTGATTACTCCAATTGATACTAacctctttttttatttttttttattttcaagttaGTTCTTAAATTTGCCGCCAGAGTTTTTCGGcgcgaaaatttaaaattcaaattttttgaaaattcaattatttaattaataaatttaattaattatttatttaattttaaattataaaatttaataaaatatcatttttttatttttaatttactttttaaatttgccGCCCGAATTTTTGGcgcgaaaatttaaaattcaaattttaaataaataataaaataattaaatttaataaaaaatcatttattgacagtccaaataattacataaaaaaatcccATTAAATTTTCCATGATTGCTTACAAAtaatacatttaattattaattattgcatTAGTGTAAAAGCATTaactatttgtaaaaaaaattaatattttatttacaatattagtCTTCAGCTGTCGGAATAATCGTGGCTGATATTAacattaagtaattaaattgtcTTCGCTGACTAGAAttgttgattaaatttttttttttttcatttaaataatcgaaCAATCGGAAGACAATGAAACAATCCGTGAGCTATTGTATTTACatcggttaatttatttaattatttatttactgattTATGAGTAAACGTCATCGGCGGTTCGCGGGTCCGATGGTTTTGTTAAATAGTGTATTGGCTATTGCAATTACtggtgaaaataattttaatggacAGTCactgcaattaaaaaaaaattaattgatttatttaattacaatatttttaaaaaataaaataaattaaaaatttaccaaaCACCAGTAACAGGTTGAGCTTCATTACCGCTTACAATAAATAATGggaataaaatagaaaatacacAACcactgaaataaatttttgtattaataatagttaaaaaaaaaaaattattattattgcaaataatatcaatattaattatatttattacaggGTTGCatttaatagatttaaaaaataatttaattaatttttttttaatttagaaaactaaatttttgaattaataattttttaataaaaaatttttatttaattttttaataaaaaattttaatttaattatttaataaataatttttaaattaaaaatttttaaattaaaaataattgcaactTTGCGataaatcttttattaaaagattaaTCTAAGCAaaggttaaatattaatgagtaaaattaaaaaaaatattgattaattaaattgtcgataataaatatgttgaTAAAAGCGCGCAAagcactaaaaaatttaccttaTAACATGAGAATTAGGTAACTGAGTTAAAACAGCCAATGGAAATCCAAACCCGACAAAATACGGCCAATTGGCTTCAATAAAAGTCAGCCTTCGGTGCAATTCCCATCCCATATTGAACCACTTGTATTCAAAGGCATAAAGAGCATACAGAAGGCACATGTGTATCAGCTCTAGTAACTCTCCAATTGCTGGTAGAGGAACCTGGGACACTAACATACCTTGTCCCAAAAACAGTGCCTGCACCAGGATGCTGAATAATGTATCAGCTACCAATTTACTTAcgcttgataataataatggtctACCTTGTCTGTGTCTGTACGCACTTTCAGCAATGTcctgttaattttataaaattatttttaattttataaaattatttttaataaattttttaataattaaatttattaattatataaaaaaataattttgaataaattaccTGAAACCAAAGACTGTTGACAATCctacttaataaaaataatggtaGCACCCAAACAGTGCCAAAAGTTAATGACAAAAATGGTTTCATCCACGACCAGACAAACATTCCCATTCCCGGAGAGTGTCCGAATATTATCGTcagtaaatatttcaaaaatggtAAAAGTCCAcattcaaatataaatatactcgCCCAAAATACACCTCCATTTAACATACAGCACTGAATTGTCCTCTTCAGGATTTTCGATTCTctggaaataataataataatttattaccagAAAATAcagatatttgaaaaatacatattcAATACAGTGTAAACTCTATATAACGACACTTGAATTTTATGACGTTAAATAGAGAGAAGAGAAAttagaattagaaaaataaaattaggaaaatggttgaccctgaaggccatccctgcaacttcccgccaattctataccggtccgaatcgttccaaagtatattcaaaGTTCAAGTTTGGTCAACCCCTtccgaatggcaccaaccgagatcaaatcggtcaagccgttcaaaagttatgaggtttacatacatctacacacacacacacacacacacacacacacatacatacatacatacatacatacatacaccatcgcgggaatagtcagggaagcttcctagggcctcgaaacgtcgagattcgatgaaaactcgatttccGTAAAACCggttgaaaacaataacttcccgatttttgaaaatcttcgatttgaaactaattaatttgaaacatgaaactaaaaaaattgcgtcaaatactgccaaccgcgtgaaaattggttgattcatttaaaagttagtgcggtttgaaaatttaaaaaatattgttctatgatacttctatcagacttttgagctcgaagagctctaaaacatcattagtgcagttt harbors:
- the LOC123267111 gene encoding RNA-binding protein pno1; the protein is MDKASGSKNTDSKSSKRRHDSESVMEVETVNGIEGKAKNKSSTKRTKNVAGNEQRKVPVPAHRYTPLKENWEKIFTPVVEHLQLQIRFNLKSRNVELRTSPETPDISNLQKGADFIKAFVLGFEVEDALALLRLDDLFVETFEVQDVKPLKGDHLSRAIGRLAGKGGRTKFTIENVTRTRIVLADCKVHILGSYQNIQIARRAICNLILGSPPSKVYGQLRNVSSRISERF
- the LOC123267108 gene encoding etoposide-induced protein 2.4 homolog, with the translated sequence MDNIAGILRAMYCGFIDSLKGATVLFYMDKQINERILKNSPAKVPLKKDSGLNNSPAKLKEQKESKILKRTIQCCMLNGGVFWASIFIFECGLLPFLKYLLTIIFGHSPGMGMFVWSWMKPFLSLTFGTVWVLPLFLLSRIVNSLWFQDIAESAYRHRQGRPLLLSSVSKLVADTLFSILVQALFLGQGMLVSQVPLPAIGELLELIHMCLLYALYAFEYKWFNMGWELHRRLTFIEANWPYFVGFGFPLAVLTQLPNSHVISGCVFSILFPLFIVSGNEAQPVTGVCDCPLKLFSPVIAIANTLFNKTIGPANRR